The Eublepharis macularius isolate TG4126 chromosome 8, MPM_Emac_v1.0, whole genome shotgun sequence genome contains a region encoding:
- the LOC129334513 gene encoding uncharacterized protein LOC129334513 → MNPAELEGIGAVEEMKPVELKGFVVVEEMQAPCEVPCKGDVKCEKKLDPKFDRPECVQFLVQGLDEHEVAWRVFTEIVEVAHKEVYPECCDYCGEIAFWQKYSCLRGDDDGDEEAEEMESVMDAAAEGQEAEPTKVQGPPRIQGLYRDLGKDEWAVATPEKVETDCSMYSASLPAVQALDAEEQGEFADPSRPDAEHKTTGDSRIKAEPETLGGVKEPLPSRAQTPEHPDKGEEERRPCVQALFPDVWDRPVDYNLLASHVCEKLSPGCCYRCGLVVLFQKDSCRDYTPSIDVTGLSVMEVKGADLCKFLELKLAEHAEKQIRHGDKETQGEHEEPEGVSPKNYTEL, encoded by the exons atgAACCCTGCGGAGCTAGAAGGGATTGGGGCTGTGGAAGAAATGAAACCTGTAGAGCTGAAGGGGTTCGTGGTCGTGGAAGAAATGCAGGCTCCTTGCGAAGTGCCCTGCAAAGGAGATGTAAAATGTGAGAAGAAACTAGATCCTAAATTTGACAGACCAGAGTGTGTTCAATTTTTAGTACAGGGG CTGGATGAGCATGAAGTGGCTTGGCGGGTGTTTACAGAAATAGTCGAAGTGGCTCACAAAGAAGTGTACCCAGAGTGTTGTGATTACTGTGGGGAAATAGCGTTTTGGCAGAAATACAGTTGCTTGAGAGGTGATGATGACGGTGATGAAGAGGCAGAGGAGATGGAAAGTGTGATGGATGCTGCAGCAGAGGGTCAGGAAGCAGAGCCTACGAAAGTACAGGGGCCCCCACGCATTCAGGGTTTATACCGGGAT TTAGGGAAGGATGAGTGGGCCGTGGCCACCCCTGAGAAGGTGGAAACGGATTGTAGCATGTACAGCGCGAGCCTACCAGCTGTTCAAGCTCTGGATGCTGAGGAACAGGGAGAATTCGCAGACCCATCCCGGCCTGATGCGGAACACAAGACCACTGGAGATTCAAGGATCAAAGCggagcctgagaccctgggaggAGTAAAAGAACCACTTCCATCTCGAGCACAAACACCGGAACATCCCGACAAGGGGGAAGAAGAGAGGCGCCCCTGTGTGCAGGCTTTATTCCCCGAT GTGTGGGACAGGCCTGTCGATTATAACCTTCTGGCTAGCCATGTTTGTGAAAAGTTAAGCCCCGGCTGTTGCTATCGCTGTGGTTTGGTTGTCCTGTTCCAAAAGGATAGCTGCAGAGACTATACCCCCTCTATAGATGTGACAGGGTTATCCGTGATGGAGGTCAAGGGGGCAGACCTGTGCAAATTTCTGGAACTGAAACTGGCAGAACATGCTGAAAAGCAGATCAGACATGGAGACAAGGAGACTCAGGGAGAACATGAAGAACCAGAGGGTGTTTCCCCCAAGAATTATACAGAGCTCTGA